DNA sequence from the Parambassis ranga chromosome 1, fParRan2.1, whole genome shotgun sequence genome:
CAATATAGGCtctactgtactgtacacatCTACACAAATATACTATGAACTGTGCTTATCTTTGACCTGTTCAAAGCTATTATTGCTTGGTATCCTTTACCATGTAACCCTTGATGGCAGGAATGATCTCCCACACCCATTACAGATGTATTACTATACATTCAGTAGTGCACATGTGCCCATCTAAATCCTACAGTTAACTATAACAAGTAAAAACATACTGGTAACACTGGATATGCAGCATGAGCAGTCGCCTATTCATCACATTTATAGGCCTTGCATACCAGAAAATTATCTGACAAGACAAGTGGCCGGAAGGAGATGTCACAATGAGCTGAAGCACCACCCTGAGGTGGTGCTCCCTCGTCATCAGGATGTCTGACGGTGTGAGAGAATGAGTTCAGCATTTCCACTTTAAAAGAATCACCGCAAAGCAAGGCCCACAAGCTGAGGAGGTAATAGCAGTGATAAAGGCAGCGATggctaaaatgctaacacaaTTCATGGCAGCAACTAATTTAATCAAAACAAATCCCAACAATGTCTCTGTATGACGCCCAGCACAATGTTAAGCCCCTTTTTAAAGAATGAGAGcgaaaaatgttttttacaaaaaaaaaaaagcaaacccaCTGCTCAGTGTTCCAATTCATCACAGCTTTGGTTTAGACacagtatttgttttatacTCTCTTTGTTCTTGGTCCCTGTACTGGAGGGTAACTTTCCAGTACCTGTATTTAATAAAACTGGTCCTTTTGTGAATCAATTTGCAAAGTGCAGCAACCACGCCAAATGTTTCAAAAGCCCTGTTGTGCTTGATCCATCACAGAAAGCAGGAGACAAAGATATCATCAGGAGGTTTTGCTTAGAGATGCTACCCAACACCCCTGGAAGATATAGAGTGACTCTGTGTTCCCTGACTGTGCGGCTGCTTCCTGTGATGTGGTGGATAGTGGCCTGAAGCAGCAGAAGTcttgtgtggtggtggtgaagccTTTCTGCTTGCCCTGCGAGGCACGGACAAAGAGAATAGCTTTCTTGTTTAGCAGGGCTACATGGGAAGACGGCTCACTTCAAAGTCGGGTTACTGTAGTTTATtaaagagggaagaggaggaaggtcgGAGGAGGTGGCTCGCCATCTTCTTCTCTCTCATAGCAGGATCTTAACTCCTCCCTGTGGAGACTGGGCACCCTGGGAAACGCCTCTCGGAGGTGCTGGTCCAAACTCTAATCGTTTTACTAAACTGAAAGACAAGATGCAGCACATGCACTTGTAATACTCCTCACATTCACATTACTAGTATCAGCCCACTGCTCCAGGTTATATATGCACAGGCAGCATCTGGTTTTATATAAGAATCCTATGAAGTTCAGCATTAACACACTCAGGCTGTGTTCCAAATCACTCCCCAATCACTGTATAGAGCCTCCGCCatgttgtagtgctgtccgaattctaAGTGAGAAATGACAGACCCCCTATAGGGccctcagtgtatcccacaatgaAGAGAATGGGAACAGAagttacgtcacctgtcttaaataaatataatgatcATTTAAAGAATGCAGCCCGACcggctgtgtttgctttatttatgtttagccataaaacgtttattgggctataaaGGCACAAATTATTATTGCTAACAACAGAGATTGTTTAGccgtttaatttgcgacagcaatggagtcattaacggcgacagaaaatcacagaggtagtgtccgaaatgtccaaaaatgctttcacagtgAGTTCACTGTACGctgccctacactgaactccccatatggggaggagggagtgagtgagtgatttcgaacacagcctcagtgttccATCCAATGTCAGACCTCTGTCATCAATCAATTCAAATGCTTGCCTTACACTAATACTATTCAAACTCCCATCATGAAAGCTGTTCAAGGGGAGGACATGTGCATAAACTTGTACATACTGTAAAGCACAGGGAAAAGACTCATGATGTAATCACAGAtggtgctgctgctcttttcCTCACCTGCCATACTGAGGTGGAGGGCTCAAACTGGTGGCTTGGACTTCAGGATCTGCTTCTAAACCAGCAGGACTGCTAGGACCGGCTGGAAGTGCCGGTCTGCTGACAGACGTGTCGTATACAAAGTCTCGACAGGATGCCAACTTCGACTCCAGATTCtggagatttaaaaaaagaatttgtTCAAACACACAGCGAAAACAGTTTTGTTCATTTAATGGGTTAAATTTTAGTGTAATAGTTAAATCTCTTACTCCGACTTTTCTCAGTAGCTCCCCTACAATGTTGAGTGCAGATATTCTAGCAGACGTAGTGAGGGGGGTCCCTGTTAGACCATCACCTAACAACAGACATGGGCAGGTGAGCGTGTATCATCTTACAGTTAAAGTTCCCTCTGTCAAAATTACCTCGTCTGATGCTGGAGGCAGGAGGGGTAACAAAAGAACTAATGGGTTTGGAGGGTGTGACCTGGATACCAGCTGAGGGGCATGACAAATCTGGACGATCTGTGTCTTTGCCCAGACTGCTGGAAGGTCGTCTGTCCTTCTGCCGTACAGCAAGCTCCTGACGAAGAtctgcaaagaaaaagacaggagCAACAGAGACAACTCAGATTGGGCCTGGTTTTCATTACAGTCTGCACAGGAGCAGAAACCTGACATGTTTTAAGAGAACCTGTCAGAAACTCTCACAGGAACTCAGAATTCACTGTCAGCCGTAAAAATCAATGGTGGAAacgctgcagtgtgtgtctgtgagcatgtgtgttcaCCTCTTGCTTCGTCCTTGAGCCTCTGAACAGACTCAAGCAAGTTCTCCTTTTCATCCAGCTCACTTTCCAGGAAAGCATTCCTCTCGATGACCTGGTTCATCCGCTGCTCAAAGTCCTCCAGAGACATGATGGTAGCcctgaggcaggcagagaggagaagtcAATAAAAAGCCAACTACAGTGGATTCATTGTGCATGAGACAAACTCTGTGACTGAATCACTAAAGAGAGAGGATGACATGATGGCTGATCAGACACTGACCTTTTTGTCCTCTCCAGGTCATCATTGGACTGCTCCAACTCTCGGATATATTTCTGCAGGTGATCTCTGACTGCTTTGGTCTCGGCCAGATCGTCCTCCAGAGTCGACATGTGTCTCAACGCTTCAGAATGCTGGACGTCAAATTTCTCCTGCAAACAATTTGCAAATTCCGTTTTAACTGACAATGACAGTACCAGGTTAATCCATGAGGCTGCCATTGTGTTTTAACAAGAGAAAATCTGACACCAAGTTCGTTCTCCCACATTTCACACTTTATGACCTTTTTTAACACAATCCTTCATTCACTTCCTCATATAAAGAACATTTCCCCATGGACCACTGAACAAAAATAGCAGTCAGCTGCTTTATAGCTCAGCAACACATTTCCTGGTTGCAGTGGCAACGATATGCTggacccagtgtgtgtgtgtgtgtgtgtgtgtgtgtgtgtgtctgtgtgtgtctgtgtgtgtctgtgtgtgtgtgactgtgtgtgtgtgtgtctgtgtgtgtgtcagtgtgtgtgtgtgtgtgtgtgtgtgtgtgtgtgtgtctgtgtgtgtctgtgtgtgtgtgactgtgtgtgtgtgtgtctgtgtgtgtgtcagtgtgtgtgtctgtgtgtgtgtgactgtgtgtgtgtgtctgtgtcagtgtgtgtgtgtgtctgtgtgtcagtgtgtgtctgtgtgtgtgtgtgtgtgtctgtgtgtgtgtcagtgtgtgtgtgtgtgtgtgtgtctgtgtgtgtgtcagtgtgtgtgtgtgtgtgtgtctgtgtcagtgtgtgtttgtgtgtatgtctgtgtgtcagtgtgtgtgtgtgtctgtgtgtcagtgtgtgcctgtgtctgtgtcagtgtgtgtttgtgtgtgtgtctgtgtgtcagtgtgtgtgtgtgtcagtgtgtgcctgtgtgtgtgtcagtgtgtgtgtgtcagtgtgtgtgtctgcctggaAGCACAGGAACATCTGCCTCATGTCTCTACCTGGAGCAGAGTGCTTGTCCAGCTGTGGGGCCTCAGCCTCTTTATTTATCAGCCTCTTTATATCCAGGACTCTACCTTGATGTTTTCCAGCTCCATGCGCAGTCTGTTgttgtccagcagcagctccttgtTCCGACCCTCACACTGCTTCAGCTCCGCTTCCAGTTCTGCTTCATAGTCTCGACTCATCTGCTGGAACTCCCTCAGCTCTTCGTGAGCCTCGTCAGCCCTGGTGACAAAATGTTATTCACGTCTACTGTAATAAACTAGCAAATGCATCCAGTCTGTAACACATCTGAGGATATTATAGCCGGTTATTTTGTAGGTAGCCGGTTGAGGGGAGGTGTGTGGATCAGTTACCTCTGCTGGTGCTGGTCTGCCTGCTCCTTCCAGAAGCCCAGCTCCTCTTCCAGCGATGTGAACGTGTGTGTTGTCGGCTCCGCCATATCTGCTGCTGAGTGCCGGAGGATTTTATTAGACcttcaaatatgtttttgtgtCGTGGAAGAGGGAATCCAATAAAATAAGTACCGTAAtgtaagctaatgctaactgggCTAGCTAACAAACATCTGCCGTTCATGTTGTCACGATCTCCAACGGCAGATAAAGTACTGACCACAGAACATGTTTAGCGTTTACTCGTAtcatatttagtttgattgctgcaaagcaaaaatataatataaaaatataatgatTAGCAGTAAGCAACTTTTAATAACCGGTAGTGGTGCTGAGAACCACACAACAGCTAGCTCAGTTGTTGGCTAACTGGAGCTAATGTAGCTATATTTCTTTACTTAGGAGCGGGAAACAGACCAAATAAACTTACCTGCCAGAAGGGAAGGATTAAAACATGCTAACACCGCTGACGGAATGTGATATGATATAATCGATATGACTCAATATTTGATCAATTTGTGCAACACACGTATCGTGACATGCACGAACTAATCCCTTCTTTACGTTAGAACGGCGCTCCAACCAAATACAAACGAAGCCTGAGTCAACGGCGGCCATTGGACGATATATATGACGTCATGCAAAGATTATCCAATCATAACGAGCGGGGGGCGGGGCCACTCACTCCGCCTGCCTGACTGTGAGCTGTGTTATTGTAAGAACAGCTGTTGTTCCTGCGCTCAGGCACTTTATTAAGCATCAGCCTCTTCTCTCAGCTCGCCATTGGTCCTgagacaaatgtgttttcacaaCTTACTGCACTTTATTGTTGACTTTTTATCACTTCAGTGCGACCCAACCACACAGCCAGCATGATGATGTAGATCATATGAATCTATGAGTGTAGTTTGGTAcataatgaaaaacacaggccCATGATGATCTTACTAAGAACAACATCCTTTATTTACTTCCTCGTGATAATAACATTACAACAGAAGACTTTTTATTTAGAATGACAGCCGTTTGATTCCACTGATCAGAATATCACAGGTCTTCTTCTACCTTCgacatgcacatacagtatacCTCTGTGGTTAACCACATATTTACAGACTACAGAAAGACATgctttacaacacacacaaagccgtTCCAGTCTGCTTATACTTTATGATTCCTGTGTATTTTACACTTACTGTAGA
Encoded proteins:
- the LOC114438150 gene encoding nuclear distribution protein nudE homolog 1-B-like — translated: MAEPTTHTFTSLEEELGFWKEQADQHQQRADEAHEELREFQQMSRDYEAELEAELKQCEGRNKELLLDNNRLRMELENIKEKFDVQHSEALRHMSTLEDDLAETKAVRDHLQKYIRELEQSNDDLERTKRATIMSLEDFEQRMNQVIERNAFLESELDEKENLLESVQRLKDEARDLRQELAVRQKDRRPSSSLGKDTDRPDLSCPSAGIQVTPSKPISSFVTPPASSIRRGDGLTGTPLTTSARISALNIVGELLRKVGNLESKLASCRDFVYDTSVSRPALPAGPSSPAGLEADPEVQATSLSPPPQYGSLVKRLEFGPAPPRGVSQGAQSPQGGVKILL